In Endozoicomonas sp. GU-1, one DNA window encodes the following:
- a CDS encoding LysR substrate-binding domain-containing protein: MIPTETLQIVRAVAHFRNFTAAARHLHKVPSAISYTVRKLEDRLGVQLFLRDSKRVELTPAGVHFIEHTDKLLADLEELENSTRQLATGWEKELRIALDNVVNQGKVYDLVNDLQEVRPETELVINTEVYNGSWDSLFHGRCQIVIGAPQDIPEAILNQDRFAWRSMGNMTWDFVVAPNHPLAGQNEPLSMAELQGHRSICIQDTSRFFRHGYNLLLENQQVLLVPSFRAAIECLLRGLGATILPNHFARPYIEAGLLVRKEVPDLHYNDGCLLAWNQENMGQGLKWVLDWLGSEAWLNKVWLQYDERMPMGYHVP, encoded by the coding sequence ATGATCCCAACGGAAACGCTACAGATTGTTCGGGCAGTTGCCCATTTTCGTAACTTTACGGCGGCCGCCAGGCATCTGCATAAAGTGCCCTCAGCAATCAGCTATACCGTTCGGAAACTGGAAGACCGCCTGGGCGTACAGCTGTTTCTGCGTGATAGCAAACGCGTTGAATTGACACCTGCCGGTGTACACTTTATCGAACATACCGATAAACTGCTTGCCGACCTGGAGGAGCTTGAAAACAGCACACGACAACTGGCTACCGGATGGGAGAAGGAGCTGCGTATCGCCCTGGATAACGTGGTCAATCAGGGCAAGGTCTACGACCTGGTCAATGATCTGCAGGAAGTTCGACCGGAAACCGAGCTGGTGATCAACACCGAAGTCTATAACGGTTCCTGGGACTCCCTGTTTCATGGCCGCTGTCAGATTGTGATTGGTGCCCCCCAGGATATCCCGGAAGCCATTCTCAACCAGGATCGTTTTGCCTGGCGCTCAATGGGTAATATGACCTGGGACTTTGTGGTTGCGCCAAACCACCCCCTGGCCGGGCAAAATGAACCTCTTTCCATGGCAGAGCTTCAGGGGCACCGCTCCATCTGTATCCAGGATACCTCGCGGTTTTTCCGTCATGGCTACAACCTGCTGCTGGAAAACCAGCAGGTGCTTCTGGTACCCAGTTTCAGAGCCGCTATTGAATGCCTGCTAAGAGGACTGGGGGCCACTATTCTGCCCAACCACTTTGCCAGACCCTATATCGAAGCAGGCTTGCTGGTTCGCAAAGAAGTGCCAGACCTGCACTATAACGACGGCTGTCTGCTGGCCTGGAACCAGGAAAACATGGGGCAGGGCCTGAAGTGGGTTCTTGACTGGCTGGGCTCTGAGGCATGGCTGAATAAAGTCTGGCTGCAGTACGATGAACGGATGCCAATGGGCTATCACGTCCCCTGA
- the deoC gene encoding deoxyribose-phosphate aldolase, whose protein sequence is MTDLNARSRQAVQLMDLTSLNDDDTPEKIIALCHQAHTEAGNTAAVCIYPRFIPLARKTLNALGLNDVAIATVTNFPAGDDDIEIAVAETRAAIAYGADEVDVVFPYRALMAGNEEVGAELVRRCKDVCGVDDSGQKQVLLKVIIETGELKDPDLIRKASDIAIAAGADFIKTSTGKVPVNATPESARIMLEAIRDSGNTQVGFKPAGGIRTAEDAALHLDMADEIMGDGWVNSRHYRFGASSLLGNLLIALGLKQGEASKEGY, encoded by the coding sequence ATGACTGATCTTAATGCCCGTAGCCGTCAGGCTGTGCAATTGATGGATCTTACTTCCCTGAATGACGATGATACCCCGGAGAAAATCATTGCTCTGTGCCATCAGGCCCATACCGAAGCCGGAAACACGGCGGCTGTCTGTATCTACCCCCGTTTCATCCCTCTTGCCCGTAAAACACTGAACGCCCTCGGCCTGAACGACGTTGCTATTGCCACGGTCACCAACTTTCCTGCCGGTGATGATGATATTGAAATCGCTGTCGCAGAAACCAGGGCTGCGATTGCCTATGGTGCTGATGAGGTTGACGTGGTATTCCCATACCGGGCGCTGATGGCGGGCAACGAAGAAGTTGGTGCCGAGCTGGTTCGCCGCTGCAAAGATGTTTGCGGTGTTGACGACAGTGGCCAGAAACAAGTCCTGCTGAAAGTGATTATTGAAACCGGTGAGCTAAAGGATCCTGACCTGATTCGTAAGGCCAGCGATATCGCCATTGCAGCCGGTGCTGATTTTATTAAAACCTCGACTGGCAAGGTGCCGGTCAATGCGACACCAGAATCTGCACGGATCATGCTGGAAGCCATCCGCGACAGTGGCAACACACAGGTTGGTTTCAAGCCTGCCGGAGGTATCAGAACCGCAGAAGATGCGGCACTACACCTGGACATGGCGGATGAAATTATGGGCGATGGCTGGGTAAACTCACGTCACTATCGGTTTGGAGCCAGCAGTCTGCTGGGAAATCTGCTGATTGCCCTGGGCCTGAAACAGGGTGAAGCCAGCAAAGAAGGGTATTGA
- the deoA gene encoding thymidine phosphorylase, protein MFLPQEVIRRKREGEALSEQEIRSFIAGVTDNSVSEGQIGALAMAVYFQGMNIDERIALTCAMRDSGEVMDWSSDNLPGPILDKHSTGGVGDVVSLMLGPMIAACGGFVPMISGRGLGHTGGTLDKLDSIPGYTTSVSELLFRKVVRETGVAIVGQTGELAPADKRIYGVRDVTATVESIAMITASILSKKLAEGLDALVMDVKVGSGAFMPTFEQSVELAQSIVQVANGAGVKTTALLTDMNQCLASSAGNAVEVREAVQFLTGEYRNDRLLEITMAQSAELLVSGGLAAGIEQAREKLQSVLDNGQAANVFGRMVHGLGGPSDFVERYNHYLPTAAIVKPVYMEAEGYLAAMNTREVGMAVVQLGGGRKVASDTIDYGVGFTEICRLGDRIDPSQPIAMLHASSETSWNQAADMLRGALSFTEQVPPTHSLVYQQL, encoded by the coding sequence ATGTTTCTGCCACAGGAAGTTATTCGACGTAAGCGGGAAGGTGAGGCTCTCAGCGAGCAGGAGATTCGCAGTTTCATTGCCGGTGTCACGGATAACTCGGTGTCGGAGGGCCAGATCGGCGCGCTCGCCATGGCCGTGTACTTTCAGGGGATGAATATTGATGAGCGAATTGCCCTGACCTGTGCCATGCGTGATTCCGGCGAGGTGATGGACTGGTCGTCAGATAATCTCCCGGGCCCCATACTGGATAAACATTCCACCGGCGGTGTTGGCGATGTGGTCAGCCTGATGCTTGGCCCCATGATAGCCGCCTGTGGTGGTTTTGTGCCGATGATTTCAGGCCGTGGTCTTGGGCATACCGGGGGCACGCTGGACAAACTGGACAGTATTCCCGGCTATACGACCAGCGTCTCAGAATTGCTGTTTAGGAAAGTGGTCAGGGAGACCGGTGTTGCGATTGTCGGCCAGACTGGCGAGTTGGCTCCTGCGGACAAACGGATTTATGGTGTTCGTGATGTGACGGCAACGGTTGAATCCATTGCCATGATTACCGCCTCTATTTTGTCGAAAAAACTGGCAGAAGGGCTGGATGCCCTGGTAATGGATGTCAAGGTGGGCAGCGGTGCCTTTATGCCAACTTTCGAGCAGTCGGTGGAGCTGGCGCAGAGTATCGTTCAGGTAGCCAATGGGGCCGGGGTGAAAACAACGGCATTGCTGACGGATATGAACCAGTGCCTTGCCTCTTCTGCCGGCAATGCGGTTGAGGTGCGTGAAGCCGTGCAGTTCCTTACGGGTGAATATCGCAATGACCGTCTGCTGGAAATTACCATGGCGCAATCCGCAGAGCTGCTGGTATCCGGTGGGCTTGCTGCCGGAATTGAGCAAGCCAGGGAAAAGCTGCAGTCAGTACTGGACAATGGTCAGGCGGCTAATGTCTTCGGCAGAATGGTGCACGGTCTTGGTGGTCCGTCGGACTTTGTTGAACGGTACAACCATTACCTGCCCACTGCGGCCATCGTTAAGCCCGTGTATATGGAAGCCGAGGGTTATCTTGCCGCCATGAATACCCGGGAAGTGGGCATGGCCGTGGTGCAGTTGGGTGGAGGTCGAAAAGTTGCTTCTGATACCATTGATTATGGAGTAGGCTTTACGGAAATTTGCCGACTGGGTGACAGGATTGATCCTTCACAGCCCATTGCCATGCTTCATGCCAGTTCAGAAACGTCATGGAACCAGGCGGCAGATATGCTTCGCGGTGCACTCAGTTTTACTGAACAGGTGCCGCCAACCCATTCTCTGGTTTACCAACAGCTTTAA
- the deoD gene encoding purine-nucleoside phosphorylase — MTPHINAKPGAFADVCLMPGDPLRAKHIAETFLEGAEQVTDVRNMLGFTGTYQGVRVSVMGSGMGIPSASIYYKELITEFGVKSLIRVGSCGAISRDVQVRDIVIGMGACTDSKVNRMRFRDHDFSAIANYGLLENAVNAARAMNLPVKVGNLFSADLFYNPDATLFDTMEKYGVLGVEMEAAGLYGVCAEFGAQGLAICTVSDHIRTGEALPPEDRQLTFNEMIEVALKSLL; from the coding sequence GTGACACCTCATATTAATGCCAAGCCCGGTGCCTTTGCTGATGTCTGCCTGATGCCAGGGGATCCTTTGCGGGCCAAACATATCGCCGAAACGTTCCTGGAAGGTGCCGAACAGGTAACGGATGTGCGTAACATGCTGGGCTTTACCGGCACCTACCAGGGTGTCCGGGTGTCTGTTATGGGGTCTGGTATGGGCATTCCTTCGGCGTCTATTTACTACAAGGAGCTGATTACCGAGTTCGGTGTTAAGAGTCTGATCCGCGTCGGTTCCTGTGGGGCTATTTCCAGGGACGTTCAGGTTCGCGACATTGTGATCGGTATGGGGGCCTGTACGGATTCCAAAGTGAATCGCATGCGTTTTCGGGACCACGACTTTTCGGCAATTGCCAATTATGGGCTGCTGGAAAATGCCGTGAATGCTGCCCGTGCCATGAACCTGCCAGTGAAAGTGGGCAACCTGTTCTCTGCGGATCTGTTCTACAACCCGGATGCAACCCTGTTTGATACCATGGAGAAATACGGTGTACTGGGTGTCGAGATGGAAGCGGCTGGCCTGTACGGCGTTTGTGCTGAGTTTGGCGCACAGGGTTTGGCCATCTGTACTGTCAGTGACCATATCCGTACCGGAGAAGCACTGCCACCGGAAGATCGTCAGTTAACGTTCAATGAGATGATTGAAGTTGCGCTGAAGTCCCTGCTGTAA
- a CDS encoding META and DUF4377 domain-containing protein → MSVLLTACSTLPEGRWQEVSPTPITLDIKDDRIAAHAGCNRLMGSVKMHGDRLVVEQLASTLMMCHGEEAEKEEALKQLLGEKPRVHMSGDQLILSTNTSSYVFNKQPNMEDGVTRFIYVAPEKTPCTGVAPMECLQIRESKEDPWTLFYGDIEGFEFTPGIAYRLRIKEFDIPNPPADASSKRWILDLVVEQEWFDNQ, encoded by the coding sequence ATGTCTGTACTTCTAACCGCCTGTAGTACCCTGCCTGAAGGTCGATGGCAGGAAGTCAGCCCTACCCCCATTACCCTGGATATCAAAGATGATCGCATTGCTGCCCATGCCGGGTGCAACCGTCTGATGGGTTCGGTCAAAATGCATGGTGATCGGCTGGTCGTAGAGCAGCTCGCCAGCACACTGATGATGTGTCATGGTGAAGAAGCCGAAAAGGAAGAAGCTTTAAAACAGCTATTGGGTGAGAAACCCAGGGTTCATATGTCCGGTGATCAACTGATACTCAGTACCAATACTTCCAGCTATGTCTTCAACAAGCAGCCCAACATGGAAGATGGCGTGACCCGCTTTATTTATGTTGCCCCGGAAAAAACACCCTGTACTGGCGTAGCCCCAATGGAGTGTTTGCAGATTCGTGAGTCTAAAGAGGATCCCTGGACCCTGTTTTACGGTGATATCGAAGGTTTTGAGTTTACGCCCGGGATTGCCTATCGCCTGCGTATCAAAGAATTTGATATTCCAAACCCGCCAGCTGACGCCTCCAGCAAACGATGGATATTGGACCTGGTTGTAGAGCAAGAGTGGTTTGACAATCAGTAA
- a CDS encoding OprD family outer membrane porin — protein MTRLKPYLLSYAVALFSVPVIASDSYDSFISDAKIDGKVQSLFFDDENTTDNINKGAWTGAVWLNAETGYLADVVSVGGSAYRVAKLDMKHGNATSSNLLNADNEGFGKIGQIWVDFKLPDSYEGLSADVKIGRQLLETGLVTISGSRSVPSAWQGVDASVAMDGFKGKIAWLNEVSGRTQSGFHPIVNEDGDKIDWVMGMQLGYTFELANQNSLELQYRNGLADNYLTAHNGNVWLKMPLYDGSELTLGGMYFYAKQDGDLWGASERDGSFENKAELGNLNATLNSGPWTFNAAFNYTKANTASNSNGYHTIGHYNYNFGDNTHGVWDVPTSANISDFNFNKEKAWLIGAEYDFSDIGLEGLSLSYNFVYGSGMKAKELNGTAHDVAEHEHDLTMKYNFSQWGMKDLQFKLEYGYYRNDEAFRKATGQNESEKLRAWLSYNFTI, from the coding sequence TTGACCCGTTTAAAACCCTATTTATTATCTTATGCTGTTGCTCTTTTCAGTGTGCCTGTTATAGCCAGTGACAGTTATGATTCATTTATCAGTGATGCCAAAATCGATGGCAAAGTACAGAGTTTATTTTTCGATGATGAGAATACCACTGACAATATAAACAAAGGTGCATGGACAGGTGCTGTATGGCTTAATGCAGAGACCGGCTACCTTGCTGACGTTGTCAGTGTTGGAGGCTCGGCCTACCGGGTTGCCAAACTGGATATGAAGCATGGTAACGCCACCTCCAGCAACCTGCTGAATGCTGATAACGAAGGCTTTGGTAAAATCGGTCAGATATGGGTGGATTTCAAACTGCCTGACAGCTACGAAGGCCTGTCTGCCGATGTCAAAATTGGTCGTCAGCTACTTGAAACCGGTCTGGTCACTATCTCAGGCTCCCGTTCAGTTCCCAGTGCCTGGCAGGGAGTGGATGCCAGTGTTGCAATGGACGGTTTCAAAGGCAAGATTGCCTGGTTAAATGAAGTTTCCGGAAGAACTCAGTCAGGCTTTCACCCTATTGTGAATGAAGACGGTGATAAAATTGACTGGGTAATGGGCATGCAGCTGGGCTACACCTTTGAATTAGCCAACCAGAACAGCCTTGAACTCCAATATCGTAATGGTCTTGCAGATAACTATTTAACGGCTCATAACGGTAATGTCTGGTTAAAAATGCCCCTTTATGATGGTTCAGAGCTGACTCTTGGAGGGATGTACTTCTATGCCAAACAGGATGGAGACCTCTGGGGAGCAAGTGAGCGGGATGGCTCATTTGAAAACAAGGCGGAATTAGGAAATCTGAATGCAACCCTGAACAGCGGTCCATGGACATTTAATGCAGCCTTTAATTATACAAAGGCCAACACAGCATCTAACTCTAATGGTTATCACACTATAGGCCATTACAACTATAACTTTGGTGATAACACCCACGGTGTCTGGGATGTCCCCACTTCCGCCAACATATCCGACTTTAATTTCAATAAAGAGAAAGCCTGGCTGATTGGGGCTGAATATGATTTCAGTGATATTGGGCTTGAAGGTTTATCACTGAGTTACAACTTCGTCTATGGATCAGGAATGAAGGCAAAAGAACTGAATGGTACTGCACATGACGTTGCCGAGCACGAGCATGACCTGACCATGAAATACAATTTTTCCCAGTGGGGAATGAAAGACCTGCAATTCAAACTTGAATATGGCTATTACAGGAATGATGAGGCATTCCGTAAGGCTACAGGTCAGAATGAATCAGAAAAACTGCGAGCCTGGTTAAGCTACAACTTTACTATCTGA
- a CDS encoding outer membrane protein OmpK, which translates to MVGGGANFDPDSERNIPGEDANSSFWGIGSDLQVPWFGKMGLNLYGFYDLNRKEWNGYQVSTSWFTPFYTFQNGSFISYQGYLDYQFGGKQNKTLYPNSKNPDKDHATSGGAMFNGLYWHYDKFALGYGLKLYSNVYLIKDGGNAFGAKTKASGTSHFFAISYKF; encoded by the coding sequence GTGGTGGGGGGTGGCGCTAACTTCGACCCTGACAGTGAAAGAAACATTCCGGGAGAAGATGCTAACAGCTCATTCTGGGGTATTGGCTCCGACCTACAGGTTCCCTGGTTTGGCAAGATGGGGCTCAACCTGTATGGATTTTATGATCTCAATCGAAAAGAGTGGAATGGCTACCAGGTTTCCACTAGCTGGTTTACGCCATTTTATACCTTTCAGAATGGCTCATTTATCAGTTACCAGGGATACCTTGATTATCAGTTTGGAGGTAAACAGAACAAGACTCTCTATCCCAACAGTAAAAATCCTGACAAGGATCATGCAACCAGCGGTGGGGCAATGTTCAATGGTCTTTACTGGCACTATGACAAGTTTGCACTGGGTTATGGTTTAAAACTGTATTCAAATGTTTACCTGATAAAAGATGGAGGTAACGCATTTGGAGCCAAAACCAAAGCAAGCGGCACCAGCCATTTCTTTGCGATCAGCTATAAATTTTAA
- a CDS encoding outer membrane protein OmpK: MKSYCLKLWWLICVAALVPLLTPTALATDHNDGTPLSNDFKWMNLNLMYAYKELPRREDEANDGHDYLELEFGGRSGILDLYGYVDVFNLTNRDNSDKKDKPKMFMKFAPRLSLAGLFNNLPWGPVTDIYLATLFNWGGGGWR; encoded by the coding sequence GTGAAAAGCTACTGCCTGAAATTATGGTGGCTAATCTGTGTCGCCGCTCTTGTTCCCCTGCTTACTCCCACCGCCCTGGCCACAGACCATAACGATGGAACGCCCCTCAGTAATGACTTCAAGTGGATGAATCTGAACCTGATGTATGCCTACAAAGAGCTACCTCGAAGAGAAGATGAAGCCAATGATGGGCATGACTATCTGGAGTTGGAGTTTGGTGGGCGTTCCGGCATTCTTGATCTGTATGGGTATGTGGATGTGTTTAACCTGACCAATCGGGATAACAGTGATAAGAAAGACAAACCCAAAATGTTCATGAAGTTTGCCCCACGGTTATCACTGGCAGGGTTATTTAATAACTTGCCCTGGGGGCCGGTGACAGATATTTACCTGGCTACCCTGTTTAACTGGGGTGGTGGGGGGTGGCGCTAA
- a CDS encoding TrmB family transcriptional regulator produces the protein MNLDTLENLGLSQREVSTYLALLKLGSASIRDIAAQTGINRGTTYETLKDLAGKGVVSYFPKGKRRIFSAEPPEKLLELAEEKRQSLDTTIEEMKLRLIPQLNHLKPDFSAGNVRFYEGDSGIEFVLKDILNTVARQQDREYSVFSSKLIRQHLYRPFPNYTQQRIRKNIKVRVIAIGEGGEDAGLSERKWIDAKGRMDASYIAIYPPKVAMISLGSRNYPVAVVLDSPEIAAAQQIIFETLWSTL, from the coding sequence ATGAATCTTGATACTCTGGAAAATCTTGGTCTTAGCCAACGGGAAGTCAGTACTTATCTGGCCCTTTTAAAACTTGGCTCAGCATCCATCCGGGATATTGCTGCGCAAACCGGCATCAATCGAGGCACCACCTACGAAACCCTGAAAGACCTCGCTGGCAAAGGTGTTGTCAGTTACTTCCCGAAAGGTAAGCGTCGCATCTTCTCGGCTGAACCTCCGGAAAAGCTGCTGGAGCTGGCGGAGGAAAAACGACAGTCTCTGGACACTACCATTGAAGAGATGAAGCTCAGGCTGATCCCGCAGCTGAATCATCTCAAGCCGGATTTCAGTGCAGGGAATGTCCGCTTCTACGAAGGAGACAGTGGCATTGAGTTTGTACTCAAAGACATTCTCAATACGGTAGCCCGGCAACAAGACCGGGAATACAGTGTCTTTTCCTCCAAATTGATTCGCCAGCACCTGTACCGCCCGTTTCCCAACTACACACAGCAGCGTATCCGCAAGAATATCAAGGTGCGGGTGATTGCCATTGGTGAAGGCGGGGAGGATGCCGGGCTGTCTGAGCGCAAGTGGATTGACGCCAAAGGGCGCATGGATGCCAGCTATATTGCGATATATCCACCAAAAGTTGCGATGATTTCCCTGGGTTCCAGAAATTACCCGGTCGCTGTCGTGCTGGACTCACCGGAAATTGCCGCCGCTCAGCAAATTATCTTCGAGACACTGTGGAGTACGCTTTAA
- a CDS encoding endonuclease/exonuclease/phosphatase family protein, with protein MADISSRQTRGDFMPEVRPAQAQTDYVSRDNHYVYSHNRFGRGCHYLGRFLSRPVSLVADSATRLFAHDQPGKSSPSSEGEKQTQNLSLWARKVARVTAVTLFLVPSLALGILGFSLRMIGNLFRKDISLIQSYVPPAVYYPERGLHLMTYNTGLMPSFIRNLNDLRSSQLRSGEIAAALTRNPDVIPDVVCFQEVFDQQAAKRLCQELSGHYHHIVHSVAPRETGLNSGLAIASKYPVQEVSFRPFSDLAAEDLLANKGLLRIVLDLGNDKTAVVYNTHLQAKDGQTYDAIRVGELKQIRRWVEADSKNDRQNNRHHHGIFLMGDLNIARSDEQGGGGH; from the coding sequence ATGGCTGATATAAGCAGCAGACAAACCCGTGGAGATTTCATGCCTGAAGTCCGGCCAGCGCAAGCTCAGACCGATTATGTTTCCAGAGATAATCACTATGTTTATTCTCACAACCGCTTTGGCCGTGGTTGCCATTACCTTGGCCGGTTTCTGTCCCGACCGGTTTCTCTGGTCGCCGATTCGGCAACCAGGCTGTTTGCCCATGACCAACCCGGCAAAAGCAGCCCGTCTTCCGAGGGTGAAAAACAGACGCAAAATCTATCATTGTGGGCCAGGAAAGTAGCCCGGGTGACTGCCGTCACCTTATTTCTGGTGCCTTCATTGGCATTGGGAATCCTGGGGTTCTCCCTGCGCATGATTGGCAACCTGTTCAGGAAGGACATTTCCCTGATTCAGTCTTATGTGCCACCCGCCGTCTATTATCCTGAGCGGGGCCTGCATTTAATGACCTACAACACCGGCCTGATGCCGTCGTTTATCCGTAATCTCAACGACCTGCGCTCATCACAGCTGCGCAGTGGGGAGATTGCCGCAGCATTAACCCGCAATCCTGACGTTATCCCTGATGTTGTCTGCTTCCAGGAAGTGTTTGACCAGCAGGCGGCGAAGCGACTCTGTCAGGAGCTCAGTGGCCACTACCATCATATTGTGCACAGTGTCGCCCCCCGGGAAACCGGGTTGAACAGTGGCCTGGCGATTGCCAGCAAATATCCCGTTCAGGAGGTGTCATTCCGGCCGTTCTCTGATCTGGCCGCAGAAGACCTGCTGGCCAATAAAGGGCTGCTGCGCATCGTACTGGATCTCGGTAACGATAAAACGGCCGTGGTTTACAATACCCACCTTCAGGCTAAGGACGGTCAAACCTATGATGCGATCCGCGTTGGTGAGTTGAAGCAGATCAGACGGTGGGTTGAGGCGGATAGCAAGAACGACAGGCAGAATAACAGACACCATCATGGCATCTTCCTGATGGGAGACCTGAACATTGCCCGGTCAGATGAGCAGGGGGGGGGGGGGCATTAA